The Halobacillus ihumii genomic sequence CAAAATGACTTTAATCATGTAGTAGATGTCATTAAAATTCATTTGATTCCTTTAATAGAAAAACTAAACAATGACTATGACCCTATAGGTCTAACGGGAATAGGCGTAGGGATTCATGGTATCATCAACAACGATGATCAAGTCGTATTTACTCCTAAGCAACGATGGACAGATTTAAATGTAAAAGAAACATTGGAGAAAGAATTGAATACATCCATTTTTATTGATAATAACTCCAACCTTAGTGCTTATGGGGAACAAGTTTATTTCGAAAGTATTCCAGACTTATTTTGTATTACTCTTTACTCTGGAATCGGACTTGGAATCATTAATCAAAACAATATTTATCGGGGATATCAAGGATTTGCTGGTGAAATCGGACATATGATTATAGAGCCTGATGGGCTGCGTTGTTCTTGTGGCAATCAGGGGTGCTGGGAACTGTATGCTTCCGAAAAGACTTTGGCTTCAAAAATAACGAATCATTTTCCTGAAGTTACATCAATACAGGATTTCGATCATTTATTAAAGGACACCACCTTTGAGAAAACATTAGATGAATACTTAAAATACTTGGGAATTGGCCTAAACAATATCATCAACATTTTCAATCCGCAAAAGGTCATCCTGAATGGGTCACTGATTAACAAGAACCCTGCTTTGATCAATAAAATACATGATCATCTACATTCAAAGATGAACAGTTATGAAGACATTAGAATTTCTCATCTTGGTGAGAACGCTTGCGCCATCGGGGGTGCAGCTATAGTTCTGAAAAACTTCTTTGACATTGATACACTGGATTATTTGAATTATGAGTATAGTTTCGAAGATTTTTCTGATAGTAACGAGGTAAGCTTAAAACCGTAACGTTTTTTCCAGCCCGAAGAGCCGTGCCTCTATAATAGAAGCACGGCTCTCGTGATTATTTGAAAGAAGTTCTAGCGAGTAACATCTTGATTCACTTGATTCATAAATGCAGCAACTTCATCTGCATTAAATTGATTATGATCTCCAGCAATCGTATGTTTCAATAACCCGCTAGCAAGTCCAAATGCAACGGTTTGTTGGGGTTTCATAGCTTGTTCATTTGCATGAATGATGCCTGCTGCAAAGGCGTCCCCCCCTCCAATTCGATCCATCACATCAAACACTTCACTTTCCTGGGAGTAAAGCTGATCGTTTTGATATAAATACGCTGTCAGCTGGTGTTGATTGGCAGATTGAACGGTTCTATTCGTGCAGGCGAACGTATGAATCGAGTATTCACTTGATGCTTCACGATAAAATTCCTTCAAGCTGGCCTCTGAGAACGTATCACCTGAATCATATCCTAATATATGAACAAAATCTTTATAGCCTGCGAAGCATACATCCACATAAGGAAGGATTGCCTCAAATGCCTCTTTGGCTTCCTCAGTTGTCCATAGTTTGCTTCTATAATTACAGTCAAAACTAACGGTAATATTTCTGTGCTTCGCTTCCTTTACAGCGGAAATTGTGAGAGACTTTGCTTTTTCAGACAACGCTGGAGTAATTCCACTCACGTGAAAAAGTTCCACTCCTTCAAACAACTCATCCCAGTCACATGTCTCATTTACTAAATTTACAAACGAGGAATGAGCCCGGTCATACGTGACTTGTGGCCCCCGCATTGAAAACCCTTCTTCTACGAAATAAAGGCCAAGGCGACCTTCATGAGTATAAACATGCCTGGTGTTCACGTGATGTGCATGTAGAAATTCAACCACATTCTCTCCTAAAGAGTTAGGAGGTACAGCGGAGAAAAATGACACCTTGTGGCCAAAATTCGCTAACGACACGGATACATTTGCTTCCGCTCCCCCAATCGAACGCTGAAAAGAATTCGTCTCTTTCATTCGTACTTTATTAGGAGCTGTCATCCTCATTAACACTTCACCAAACGTAACGATGCTGCTCATAATCCAACTTCCTTAAGTTTATCAACGAAGGCTCTGGCATTCGCAGTAACTGCAGAAAAATCACCCGTTTTTGCTGGACGGGTGATCTCTCCGCCGACACCGACCATAATCGCTCCTGCTTTAAGCCAATCATTCATATTATCAATATTCACTCCGCCTGTTGGCATAATTTCAACATACGGCAGCGGGCCTTTGACAGCTTTTATAAAAGACGGATCATAGTTTTGACCAGGGAAAAGTTTAACAACGGAGGCACCTGTTTCTAATGCCTGTACCATTTCGTTAAGTGTCATACAGCCTGGCAAGTAAGGAATTTGGTACCTATTACACAAAAAAGCAGTCTCACGGCTATAATTAGGTCCTACGATAAACTTCGCACCCGCATTTATCGCCGCTTTTGCTGTTTCAGGATCAAGAACAGTACCCGCCCCTACCATTACGTCATCATGTGCTGCAAAATACCGAAGTACTTTTTCCGCATCTGGGATCGTGAACGTAACCTCAAGACTGGTTACGCCTCCTTCGATGCAGGCTTCAGCTGCTTTTATCGCCTCTTCAGCCGTTTCTCCCCGGACAACGACGGTCAGTTTCTGTTCGATCATTTGTGTTAAATACGTGTATGCTTGCATCCAATCATCCTTTCTACACCCCAGAATAGGCGGAAAATCCGCCATCTACAGGAACAACGATTCCGTTTACGAAACTTGATGAACCTTCATCTACTAACCATAACAAAGTTCCAATCAGTTCCTCAGCTTCTCCCAATCGATCCATCGGGGTCTGGGAAATGATTTTAAGGGCGCGATCACTATAATTTCCTTGTTCATCAAGGATCATGCCACGATTTTGATCGGTTAGGAAGAAGCCTGGCGCAATCGCATTCACTCTAATTCCTACCTTAGAAAAATGGACAGACAGCCATTCTGTAAAATTACTAATAGCTGCTTTCGCTCCGCTATAAGCAGGGATCTTTGTTAAAGGCTTAAAGGCATTCATTGAGGAGATGTTAATAATCGTGCACGATTCTTTATCAATCATATCCTCAGCAAAGACTTGAGTAGGTAATAAAGTTCCTAGAAAATTAAGGTTAAATAAATCTTCTACAGCATGTTGTTCTAGATTGAAAAACGTTTTTGTCTCTTTGTCGACTGGTTCGGAAAAATATTCCTGATCAGCCGTAGCTCTAGGGTTGTTGCCGCCTGCTCCATTAATAAGAATATCCACTGTACCGAACTGGTCATGGATTTGAGCTTTGACTTGCTGAAGTGCATCTTTATCGAGTACATCTGCGCTAAAGCCGACTGCCTCGCCTCCCTCATCGGTAATCTCCTCAACGATATGATGGATCTTCTCTTTATTTCTGGCCAGCACAGCCACCTTCGCTCCATTTGCTGCGAGCGCTTTACTAAATACACTTCCTAATACTCCACTGCCGCCCGTTACGACAGCCACTTTATTTGCTAAGTCAATTTGAAAAGGTAAATTCATTCAGACCACCATCCTTCACTGTTTGATCGTATCAATGATTCCATTCAAGTACGTTGCTCCGAGAGCCCGGTCATATAAGCCATACCCAGGTCTCCCTTCTTCATCCCAGATCATTCGTCCATGGTCAGGACGAATAGGCCCGTCAAAGCCGACTTCATGCAATTTGTTAAGAATGGCTACCATTGGTAATGATCCATCATGTATAGAATGTGACGACTCTTGAAAAGATCGATCACCCGTCCATTTCACGTTTCTTGCATGAACGAAGTGGATTCGACCTTTGGCAGCTTCGATGATCTCAAGTAAATCATTCTCAGGATTAGAACCTAGCGAACCTGAACAGAATGTTAGACCGTTAGAGGAACTGTCCACTTTTTGTAAAATATACTCTATATTTTCTTTACACGTAACAACCCTAGGCAAGCCAAAAATATTCCATGGGGGATCATCAGGGTGAATCGCTAGTTTGATATCTTCTTCTTCCGCCACAGGAATAACTCGTTCCAGGAAATAAATTAAGTTCTCCATCAGCTGGTCTTCCGATACGGATTTATACGCCTCCATAATTGATTTAAGTTTATCAGTTTGGAAGGATAAATCCCAACCTGGCAGTGTCAGTTTCCCATCAAGCCGATCAATTTGTTTCACTTCTTGTTCGTGATAAGATAACGAATTCGATCCATCTGGAAGCTGGTCTTGTAAATTTGTCCGTGTCCAGTCGAACACCGGCATAAAATTATAGCAAACTGTTTTAACACCAGCCTTGGATAGATTGCGAAGCGTTTGTTTATAGTTTTCAATATATTGCTCTCGTGTGGTCCGCCCCAGTTTAATATCTTCATGAACAGGGACACTCTCAATTACGTTTAATCGCAGCCCATGATCACTTATGCTGTTTTTTAAACTCATAATTCTTTCATAATCCCACACTTCTCCGGCTGGGATATCATATATCGCTGATACAATCCCCTTCATTTGAGGGATTTGTCTAATATGGTCAAGCTTCACCTTATCGTCTAGTCCATACCATCGAAAACTCATTTCCATGCATAACCCCTCCTTCCAAATCATTTAAGATTTAAATATCGTCGTGCATTGTAATAGGAAATATCCTCTATATAACTACCGAGTAAGTCCATATCTGCCGGCACAATCCCTTTCTCAACCCATTTACCGAACAAATTGGCAAGAATTCTTCTAAAGTACTCGTGGCGGGAAAAAGATAGAAAAGATCTTGAATCCGTCAGCATACCAACGAAGTGTTTGATCAGTCCGACATTAGCTAGAATTTCCATTTGGTTTTCCATTCCATTAATATGATCGTTATACCACCAGGCCGTGCCGAATTGAATTTTTCCTGGCACACTGCCATCCTGGAAGTTTCCAGCCATCGTAGCCAAAATATAATTGTCGCGAGGATTGAGACAATAGAGAACTGTTTTTGGTAAAATATCGCTTACTTCCAGTGAATCAAGGAAATTTGATAAGGGCTGTGCTAATAGACGATCTCCCATTGAATCAAATCCACTATCTGTACCTGCCTGACGCAGCATCTTTGTGTTGTTATTCCGCAGTGCTCCTAAATGAAACTGCATAACCCAGTTTTTTTCCTTATATTGACTGGCGAGGAACTGCAGTGTATACGTTTTATATTGTTCCACTTCATCAGGTGTTAGAGAGTGTCCATTAATTTTTTTTGCATAAATACCCTGAGCATCCTCCTCCGAAGCCTCTTTGAAAAACATTACTTCTATCGAGTGGTCTGAAGCACGGCATCCCCGCTCTTCGAAGTAATCGACTCTGTTTGATAGGGCTGATAAGAACGATGCATAGTCACTAATATCAATTCCAGAAGCCTCCCGCAATTTCTTGACCCAATCGCCGAAAGTAACAGCCTCTATATCTAATGCTTTGTCAGGTCTGAACGAAGGCGCCACTTCCACTGAGAATTTTTCCTGTTTTAGACTTGTA encodes the following:
- a CDS encoding sugar kinase, with protein sequence MSSIVTFGEVLMRMTAPNKVRMKETNSFQRSIGGAEANVSVSLANFGHKVSFFSAVPPNSLGENVVEFLHAHHVNTRHVYTHEGRLGLYFVEEGFSMRGPQVTYDRAHSSFVNLVNETCDWDELFEGVELFHVSGITPALSEKAKSLTISAVKEAKHRNITVSFDCNYRSKLWTTEEAKEAFEAILPYVDVCFAGYKDFVHILGYDSGDTFSEASLKEFYREASSEYSIHTFACTNRTVQSANQHQLTAYLYQNDQLYSQESEVFDVMDRIGGGDAFAAGIIHANEQAMKPQQTVAFGLASGLLKHTIAGDHNQFNADEVAAFMNQVNQDVTR
- the uxuA gene encoding mannonate dehydratase, which gives rise to MEMSFRWYGLDDKVKLDHIRQIPQMKGIVSAIYDIPAGEVWDYERIMSLKNSISDHGLRLNVIESVPVHEDIKLGRTTREQYIENYKQTLRNLSKAGVKTVCYNFMPVFDWTRTNLQDQLPDGSNSLSYHEQEVKQIDRLDGKLTLPGWDLSFQTDKLKSIMEAYKSVSEDQLMENLIYFLERVIPVAEEEDIKLAIHPDDPPWNIFGLPRVVTCKENIEYILQKVDSSSNGLTFCSGSLGSNPENDLLEIIEAAKGRIHFVHARNVKWTGDRSFQESSHSIHDGSLPMVAILNKLHEVGFDGPIRPDHGRMIWDEEGRPGYGLYDRALGATYLNGIIDTIKQ
- a CDS encoding bifunctional 2-keto-4-hydroxyglutarate aldolase/2-keto-3-deoxy-6-phosphogluconate aldolase → MQAYTYLTQMIEQKLTVVVRGETAEEAIKAAEACIEGGVTSLEVTFTIPDAEKVLRYFAAHDDVMVGAGTVLDPETAKAAINAGAKFIVGPNYSRETAFLCNRYQIPYLPGCMTLNEMVQALETGASVVKLFPGQNYDPSFIKAVKGPLPYVEIMPTGGVNIDNMNDWLKAGAIMVGVGGEITRPAKTGDFSAVTANARAFVDKLKEVGL
- a CDS encoding ROK family transcriptional regulator; translated protein: MSTGDARYIKQLNRRILIEEIVKERALSRSDLARSTGLNKATVSAQVNDLIQDHIVSEKSPGELITVGRKPILLEMNDKAGYSIGIDIDQFVIRVNCIDFKGNPFHKLNIDINQNDFNHVVDVIKIHLIPLIEKLNNDYDPIGLTGIGVGIHGIINNDDQVVFTPKQRWTDLNVKETLEKELNTSIFIDNNSNLSAYGEQVYFESIPDLFCITLYSGIGLGIINQNNIYRGYQGFAGEIGHMIIEPDGLRCSCGNQGCWELYASEKTLASKITNHFPEVTSIQDFDHLLKDTTFEKTLDEYLKYLGIGLNNIINIFNPQKVILNGSLINKNPALINKIHDHLHSKMNSYEDIRISHLGENACAIGGAAIVLKNFFDIDTLDYLNYEYSFEDFSDSNEVSLKP
- a CDS encoding SDR family oxidoreductase, with the protein product MNLPFQIDLANKVAVVTGGSGVLGSVFSKALAANGAKVAVLARNKEKIHHIVEEITDEGGEAVGFSADVLDKDALQQVKAQIHDQFGTVDILINGAGGNNPRATADQEYFSEPVDKETKTFFNLEQHAVEDLFNLNFLGTLLPTQVFAEDMIDKESCTIINISSMNAFKPLTKIPAYSGAKAAISNFTEWLSVHFSKVGIRVNAIAPGFFLTDQNRGMILDEQGNYSDRALKIISQTPMDRLGEAEELIGTLLWLVDEGSSSFVNGIVVPVDGGFSAYSGV
- the uxaC gene encoding glucuronate isomerase, which encodes MKTFIHDDFLLENKYAQELYHDYAKDLPIIDYHNHLPPSEIAEDKQFPSISDVWLAGDHYKWRLMRANGIDEKYISGSASDKEKFKAWAETVPNTLGNPLYHWTHLELLRFFNIKELLNKDSAEEIWNTTNEKLADNSMSTRNLLQNSKVEFVGTTDDPTDDLAHHTSLKQEKFSVEVAPSFRPDKALDIEAVTFGDWVKKLREASGIDISDYASFLSALSNRVDYFEERGCRASDHSIEVMFFKEASEEDAQGIYAKKINGHSLTPDEVEQYKTYTLQFLASQYKEKNWVMQFHLGALRNNNTKMLRQAGTDSGFDSMGDRLLAQPLSNFLDSLEVSDILPKTVLYCLNPRDNYILATMAGNFQDGSVPGKIQFGTAWWYNDHINGMENQMEILANVGLIKHFVGMLTDSRSFLSFSRHEYFRRILANLFGKWVEKGIVPADMDLLGSYIEDISYYNARRYLNLK